One region of Microbacterium sufflavum genomic DNA includes:
- a CDS encoding M23 family metallopeptidase: MNDKNPVDAASAASAECGCAPSPAESHAFWKAGISRRGAIGLGALSVVALSAFGISSGVSAAYAASYPSWDDVQRAKQNEAAKAAEVSRIEGLIQSLTQKVAETQAAAEAASNEFYNAQQAYFAAIAEADALQEKADAQAAAADESARKAGQVAAQLYRNGGDNTSLELFFAGSASNADELLARLGSMDKLLEYNRSVYDDAVAARNAAQSLSDQAVVARDERDRLQKIAEGKMVAAQQAADAAQAALDEQSANLATMQAQLAALKDTTATTVAQYQAGVEAARKEAERRAAEEAAANAGGNSGGGGTPGSGGWVRPHGGYRSSGYGPRSQQCNSRGCSSSWHYGVDLANGCGAAIYAAHSGTVDAAFYNGGYGNYVRIQHGGGVATGYAHIKPGGFAVRNGQWVEAGQVIAYAGNTGGSFGCHLHFEVYINGRYTNPINFMADRGISV; this comes from the coding sequence GTGAACGACAAGAATCCGGTGGATGCTGCCTCCGCCGCCTCCGCGGAGTGTGGCTGCGCGCCCAGCCCGGCCGAGAGCCATGCGTTCTGGAAGGCGGGCATCAGCCGTCGCGGGGCCATCGGCCTCGGCGCCCTCAGCGTGGTCGCCCTCAGCGCCTTCGGCATCTCGTCGGGCGTCTCCGCCGCCTATGCCGCGTCGTACCCGAGCTGGGACGACGTGCAGCGCGCCAAGCAGAACGAAGCCGCCAAGGCGGCCGAGGTCTCGCGGATCGAAGGCCTCATCCAGTCGCTGACCCAGAAGGTCGCCGAGACCCAGGCCGCCGCCGAGGCTGCGTCCAACGAGTTCTACAACGCCCAGCAGGCCTACTTCGCCGCGATCGCCGAAGCCGACGCGCTGCAGGAGAAGGCCGACGCCCAGGCCGCCGCGGCCGACGAGTCCGCCCGCAAGGCCGGGCAGGTCGCTGCGCAGCTGTATCGCAACGGCGGCGACAACACCTCGCTCGAGCTGTTCTTCGCCGGATCGGCCAGCAACGCCGATGAGCTCCTTGCGCGACTGGGCTCGATGGACAAGCTGCTCGAGTACAACCGCTCGGTGTACGACGACGCCGTCGCCGCCCGCAACGCCGCGCAGTCGCTCAGCGACCAGGCCGTCGTCGCGCGGGACGAGCGCGACCGGTTGCAGAAGATCGCCGAGGGGAAGATGGTCGCCGCGCAGCAGGCGGCCGATGCGGCGCAGGCCGCCCTCGACGAGCAGTCCGCGAACCTGGCGACCATGCAGGCGCAGCTCGCCGCGCTCAAGGACACCACCGCCACCACCGTCGCGCAGTACCAGGCCGGCGTCGAGGCCGCCCGCAAGGAGGCCGAGCGCCGTGCCGCCGAGGAGGCCGCCGCGAACGCGGGGGGCAACAGCGGTGGAGGAGGAACTCCGGGCTCCGGGGGATGGGTCCGTCCGCACGGCGGCTACCGCAGCTCCGGCTACGGTCCCCGTTCGCAGCAGTGCAACTCCCGCGGCTGCTCGTCCAGCTGGCACTACGGGGTCGACCTCGCGAACGGCTGCGGGGCGGCGATCTACGCGGCGCACTCGGGCACCGTCGACGCGGCCTTCTACAACGGCGGGTACGGCAACTACGTGCGCATCCAGCACGGCGGCGGTGTCGCCACGGGCTACGCGCACATCAAGCCGGGTGGTTTCGCGGTCCGCAACGGCCAGTGGGTCGAGGCCGGACAGGTCATCGCCTACGCCGGCAACACAGGCGGCTCGTTCGGCTGCCACCTGCACTTCGAGGTGTACATCAACGGCCGCTACACGAACCCCATCAACTTCATGGCCGACCGGGGCATCTCCGTCTGA
- the ppa gene encoding inorganic diphosphatase — MGAHDAVIEIPRGSRVKYEVDHETGRVHLDRVLYTTFGYPADYGYFDNTLGEDGDPLDVLVLLDHAIYPGVVVEVRPVAVLKMSDEAGGDDKLVAVLSKDPRWAHIQDIDDIAEYTKKEIAHFFEHYKDLEPNKWVKVDEWGNAAEAQRILDEAIARFGEQGH, encoded by the coding sequence ATGGGCGCACACGACGCCGTCATCGAGATCCCGCGCGGCAGCCGCGTGAAGTACGAGGTCGACCACGAGACGGGGCGCGTGCACCTCGACCGCGTGCTGTACACGACCTTCGGCTACCCGGCCGACTACGGCTACTTCGACAACACGCTCGGCGAAGACGGCGATCCGCTCGACGTGCTGGTGCTGCTCGACCACGCGATCTACCCCGGTGTCGTCGTCGAGGTCCGCCCCGTCGCGGTGCTCAAGATGAGCGACGAGGCCGGCGGCGACGACAAGCTGGTCGCGGTCCTGTCGAAGGACCCGCGCTGGGCCCACATCCAGGACATCGACGACATCGCCGAGTACACGAAGAAGGAGATCGCCCACTTCTTCGAGCACTACAAGGACCTGGAGCCCAACAAGTGGGTCAAGGTCGACGAGTGGGGGAACGCCGCCGAGGCGCAGCGCATCCTCGACGAGGCGATCGCCCGGTTCGGCGAGCAGGGCCACTGA
- a CDS encoding TMEM175 family protein: protein MTENARPYLYRTERFTAFVDAVVAIAMTLLILPLLEAVSDTAAGNRSTAEFFTEHSGQLLSFALSFLLIAVFWMGHHSQYRDVERITPALLWINVGWMATIVWLPVPTAMLGQLDSDPLQAVVYIGTLIGTQVTTLGGWLYLLRHPQLTTASASVLRAGVVGDLAAIILFAIALVIAALAAPNGYAALLLLLLNGPLARLLNRRARGHRTDVEPPARE from the coding sequence GTGACCGAGAACGCGAGGCCGTACCTGTATCGGACCGAGCGGTTCACGGCCTTCGTCGACGCGGTCGTCGCGATCGCCATGACGCTGCTCATCCTCCCGCTGCTGGAAGCCGTCTCCGACACGGCGGCGGGGAATCGGAGCACGGCCGAGTTCTTCACGGAGCACTCCGGCCAGCTGCTGAGCTTCGCGCTGAGCTTCCTCCTCATCGCGGTGTTCTGGATGGGGCATCACAGCCAGTACCGCGACGTCGAGCGGATCACCCCGGCGCTGCTGTGGATCAACGTGGGCTGGATGGCCACGATCGTGTGGCTGCCGGTGCCGACGGCGATGCTCGGCCAGCTCGACTCCGATCCGCTGCAGGCGGTCGTGTACATCGGGACACTGATCGGCACGCAGGTCACGACCCTCGGCGGCTGGCTCTACCTGCTGCGCCACCCGCAGCTCACCACGGCGTCCGCGTCGGTGCTCCGCGCGGGCGTCGTCGGCGACCTCGCCGCGATCATCCTGTTCGCGATCGCCCTGGTCATCGCCGCGCTCGCCGCGCCGAACGGCTACGCCGCGCTCCTGCTCCTGCTGCTGAACGGGCCGCTCGCGCGCCTGCTGAACCGGCGCGCACGCGGTCACCGCACGGACGTCGAGCCGCCGGCCCGCGAGTAG